A genome region from Cucurbita pepo subsp. pepo cultivar mu-cu-16 chromosome LG02, ASM280686v2, whole genome shotgun sequence includes the following:
- the LOC111789242 gene encoding extensin-like isoform X2 encodes MEFKGCLCLVFLLSFVLVNSARIMSDSGKQATEIVINDYSDPGKNPTLSPVVPKQFPPPPPDFKASVMNDYSDPGKNPTLSPVVPKQFPPPPPDFKAFVMNDYSDPGKNPTLSPVVPKQFPPPPPDFKAFVMNDYSDPGKNPTLSPVVPKQFPPPPPDFKAFVMNDYSDPGKNPTLSPVVPKQFPPPPPDFKASVMNDYSDPGKNPTLSPVVPKQFPPPPPDFKAFVVANNHISTEP; translated from the exons ATGGAGTTCAAAGGTTGTCTTTGTCTTGTCTTTTTGCTTTCGTTCGTTCTCGTTAACTCAGCTCGAATTATGTCTGATTCAG GAAAACAAGCAACTGAGATTGTGATAAACGACTATTCTGATCCCGGTAAAAATCCTACTCTTAGTCCAGTGGTGCCCAAGCAAtttcctccaccaccaccggATTTTAAAGCTTCTGTGATGAACGACTATTCTGATCCCGGTAAAAATCCTACTCTTAGTCCAGTGGTGCCCAAGCAAtttcctccaccaccaccggATTTTAAAGCTTTTGTGATGAACGACTATTCTGATCCCGGTAAAAATCCTACTCTTAGTCCAGTGGTGCCGAAGCAAtttcctccaccaccaccggATTTTAAAGCTTTTGTGATGAACGACTATTCTGATCCCGGTAAAAATCCTACTCTTAGTCCAGTGGTGCCGAAGCAAtttcctccaccaccaccggATTTTAAAGCTTTTGTGATGAACGACTATTCTGATCCCGGTAAAAATCCTACTCTTAGTCCAGTGGTGCCGAAGCAAtttcctccaccaccaccagaTTTTAAAGCTTCTGTGATGAACGACTATTCTGATCCCGGTAAAAATCCTACTCTTAGTCCAGTGGTGCCCAAGCAAtttcctccaccaccacctgATTTTAAAGCTTTCGTTGTTGCCAATAACCACATTAGCACGGAGCCCTAA
- the LOC111789242 gene encoding extensin-like isoform X1, with product MEFKGCLCLVFLLSFVLVNSARIMSDSVSGKQATEIVINDYSDPGKNPTLSPVVPKQFPPPPPDFKASVMNDYSDPGKNPTLSPVVPKQFPPPPPDFKAFVMNDYSDPGKNPTLSPVVPKQFPPPPPDFKAFVMNDYSDPGKNPTLSPVVPKQFPPPPPDFKAFVMNDYSDPGKNPTLSPVVPKQFPPPPPDFKASVMNDYSDPGKNPTLSPVVPKQFPPPPPDFKAFVVANNHISTEP from the exons ATGGAGTTCAAAGGTTGTCTTTGTCTTGTCTTTTTGCTTTCGTTCGTTCTCGTTAACTCAGCTCGAATTATGTCTGATTCAG TTTCAGGAAAACAAGCAACTGAGATTGTGATAAACGACTATTCTGATCCCGGTAAAAATCCTACTCTTAGTCCAGTGGTGCCCAAGCAAtttcctccaccaccaccggATTTTAAAGCTTCTGTGATGAACGACTATTCTGATCCCGGTAAAAATCCTACTCTTAGTCCAGTGGTGCCCAAGCAAtttcctccaccaccaccggATTTTAAAGCTTTTGTGATGAACGACTATTCTGATCCCGGTAAAAATCCTACTCTTAGTCCAGTGGTGCCGAAGCAAtttcctccaccaccaccggATTTTAAAGCTTTTGTGATGAACGACTATTCTGATCCCGGTAAAAATCCTACTCTTAGTCCAGTGGTGCCGAAGCAAtttcctccaccaccaccggATTTTAAAGCTTTTGTGATGAACGACTATTCTGATCCCGGTAAAAATCCTACTCTTAGTCCAGTGGTGCCGAAGCAAtttcctccaccaccaccagaTTTTAAAGCTTCTGTGATGAACGACTATTCTGATCCCGGTAAAAATCCTACTCTTAGTCCAGTGGTGCCCAAGCAAtttcctccaccaccacctgATTTTAAAGCTTTCGTTGTTGCCAATAACCACATTAGCACGGAGCCCTAA